The genomic stretch TTTTACCCCCTTGATAATTCTCTTGCCCGTTTCAGTGCTGCTTTGACTGCTTTTATCCATGAACCGCTTTTCCGAAACTCTTTTAATGCCGCCTCGGTAGTTCCTTTCTTGGAAGTAATCTTTTCTCTTAGTTCTCCAGGAGTTATTTTCTTATTTTCAAAGAAAATTTGGCAACTGGGCCCAGTGCCTATGCTCATAGTTCTGGCAACCATATCATTGAAACCTAAACTCTTAGCTGCTTTCTCTAACTCACTCTCAAATATATGTTCTATTTTTTTAGGAATATTGTGAAAATCAATCTTTTTCTTCTCAATTTCTGCACAATAATACGCAAGGCGACTGCCAGAAATAGCAGTAGCAGCGTCAATCTTATCCTCACTTATTACTATTGTTCTGCCCATATAATTGAACAAGCTGCGTACAAAATGAGCGTCTTTCTTCGTAGCAAACTTTCCTTTACATACGAAAACTATGCCCCTGCCTATCATTATTTCTATATTTGGCATTACCCTAACGACCCTAACATCCCCTAATGATTTCTGAATATATGATGTAGTTCTGCCTGCGGCTATAGAAATAACTAGCTTATCTTGAACGTAATCTTTAATTTCACTTAAAATACTATCAAAATCCTGCGGTTTTACAGCTAATATCACAACATCAACTCTAGTCACTAAATCTTTAATATTCTTTGCTAATTTTATGCCCGTAAGATTTCGCGTTTTGTTTTTATCCTTATCGAAAACAGAAACTTTATATCTCTCTTTTAGCCCGCCACCAATAGCAGATCCCATGTTACCAAATCCAATTATACCTATCGCTTTCTTCATCTATCCCTCAAATATCGCCCTGCCTAACCTCACCATATTGGAGCCTTCTTCAATAGCAATTTCAAAATCATCAGTCATGCCCATGGATAAAGTCGTTAGTCGCTTGTCGCTGGTCGTTAGTGCATTGACCTTATCGCGCAATTCTCGTAACATTCGAAAATATGGCCGAGTTTTTTCTGGATTGTCTGCAAGCGGGGCGATGGTCATCAGGCCTTTGATATTTATGTTTTTCATCCTGGCGATATCTTCTATAACTTCAATCGCCTCTTCGGCTTTTAAACCGGTTTTACTCTCTTCGGGAGAAGTCTTTATCTCTAGCAGGATATCCTGAATTTTACCTAATTTAGCTGCTTCTTTATCAATGGCTTGCGCCAGGCGTAAGCTGTCTACGGATTGAATCAGGTCGAAAATTTTTACTGCATCCTTGGCTTTATTCGTCTGCAAGTGGCCCACCATATGCCATTTTGTAGTCGTAAGCTGTAAGTCGTAAGCTGTAAGCTCGTTATATTTAGATAGTGCTTCTTGAACCCTGTTCTCGCCGATATCAGTGACACCTGCCTCAATCGCCTCTTTTATTTGCCCGATAGT from Candidatus Omnitrophota bacterium encodes the following:
- a CDS encoding pyrroline-5-carboxylate reductase → MKKAIGIIGFGNMGSAIGGGLKERYKVSVFDKDKNKTRNLTGIKLAKNIKDLVTRVDVVILAVKPQDFDSILSEIKDYVQDKLVISIAAGRTTSYIQKSLGDVRVVRVMPNIEIMIGRGIVFVCKGKFATKKDAHFVRSLFNYMGRTIVISEDKIDAATAISGSRLAYYCAEIEKKKIDFHNIPKKIEHIFESELEKAAKSLGFNDMVARTMSIGTGPSCQIFFENKKITPGELREKITSKKGTTEAALKEFRKSGSWIKAVKAALKRARELSRG
- a CDS encoding YggS family pyridoxal phosphate-dependent enzyme; amino-acid sequence: MVKENILKIKEHISLACAKIKQDPGKITIVAVSKDRTIGQIKEAIEAGVTDIGENRVQEALSKYNELTAYDLQLTTTKWHMVGHLQTNKAKDAVKIFDLIQSVDSLRLAQAIDKEAAKLGKIQDILLEIKTSPEESKTGLKAEEAIEVIEDIARMKNINIKGLMTIAPLADNPEKTRPYFRMLRELRDKVNALTTSDKRLTTLSMGMTDDFEIAIEEGSNMVRLGRAIFEG